From a single Rutidosis leptorrhynchoides isolate AG116_Rl617_1_P2 chromosome 5, CSIRO_AGI_Rlap_v1, whole genome shotgun sequence genomic region:
- the LOC139846981 gene encoding calcium-binding protein CP1-like: MCPTDTSNSLFPARNINNLRSAFDVLDVDHDGKISREDLKTPYTDVDDDVIVTMMTVADSNKNSYVEYDEFEKVVLKRDNGRSNGVMDDVFNSIDGDGDGKVGYEDLRSYLNAAELEVNDDEIKAMIRLGGCDSDSDGVTFDEFLKILAI; this comes from the coding sequence ATGTGTCCAACAGATACCTCCAATTCTTTATTTCCGGCGAGAAACATCAACAATCTCCGGTCAGCATTCGACGTCCTGGACGTTGATCACGACGGAAAAATCAGCCGCGAAGATTTAAAAACACCTTACACGGATGTTGATGATGACGTCATTGTTACAATGATGACGGTAGCGGATTCAAATAAAAACAGTTACGTTGAATACGATGAGTTTGAGAAGGTGGTGTTGAAGAGAGATAACGGTCGTAGTAACGGCGTTATGGATGATGTGTTTAATTCGATAGACGGTGACGGTGACGGTAAAGTAGGGTATGAAGATCTGAGAAGTTATTTGAATGCGGCTGAATTAGAAGTTAATGATGATGAGATTAAGGCGATGATTAGATTAGGTGGttgtgattctgattctgatggtgTTACGTTTGATGAGTTTCTTAAGATATTGGCTATTTAA